The DNA region CGTCGGCCCCATGGGTGGTGATCATGGGCAGGAGGCGATCCATCTCTTCCGTTCCGGTCATCTGGCTTGCGTGAACCGTGAAATGGGCCACGTCGAGAAGGTTGCCTGTTCCAAGTGGATACCATGGATCGCGGACGCAGTCCTGGCCGAGAGCGACGGGAACCCCTGCCTGATCCAGCTCCGGGATGCGGGTAATCCCACGGCGTTTCGGGTAGCCGTCGAACCGGCCTTGAAGGGTCAGGTTGATCAAGGGGTTCGGGATGACCGTAATGCCCGCTTCGACGAGAAGGGGCAGTAGCTTGGCAAACCATGCATCCTCTGCAGAATGCAGAGAGGTGGTGTGGGAGGCCGCTGTTTTGCCGACGAGACCGTACTCGACGGTTTTGGCAGCAAGGGTCTCGATGTGGTGGGAAGCACCGTCGTCGGTCTCGTCGCAGTGGAGGTCGACGCGGATCCCGCGCTCTGCAGCTGTCCGGCAGATCCAATCGACTGATCGTGCCCCTTCTTCATAGGTGCGTTCGAAATGCGGAATACCTCCGATCAGGTCGACTCCGGCATCGAGAGCCTCGAGTAACCACGCTTCACCGTTCGGGTTCCGGAAAAGACCATCCTGGGGAAACGCGACCAACTGAATGTCCAGCCTGCCGGCAAACTCTTTTTGCAGGGCCAGAAGGCCTTTGACCCCAGCCCCACTTTCATAGGAAACATCCACATGACTACGGATGGCCTGAAGTCCAAAGCGGATCGCTTCCTCACAGTAGCGACGCGCTCGGTTGATGATTTGCTCGGGGGTGAGGGACTCTTTGTAGGCCTTCCAGAGGGCGATGCCCTCGAGAAGTGTACCGGAACGGTTCTGGCCCGTTTCCTCTAGACTGTAGACAGAGTCGAGGTGGAAGTGGGGATCTACGAAGGGAGGGGTTACCAAGCCCCCTTTGGCGTCGAAGCCTTCCGCTGGATCAATCGGCTCGGAAGAAGCCTCAATTTTCTCCAGAAGTCCATCTCTAATAGTCAGGTGGAAGAATCCATCCCGTCCATGTAGTCGAGCGTTGGATACAAGAGAAAATGGTTCAGCACTGCTTTTACTCACAGCTCTGCATTGTTCCATCTAGAGTGATTTTTGCAAGAGTAGGACCACTGGGCAGGGTTGTGAAATTCGATCTGGAGCAGACTACAGCCTCCCAACCAGAACGGAACCTACTGCGGAATGAGGCGAACCGCTCCCTGAGGATCGGGTAGGATTACCATTCTGCGGTTTCCAACACTGGCATTCAGAAGAATCGTCGAGTCTTCAGCGACGGTAAACGACTCCTGCGGCTTGAAGGGCA from Verrucomicrobiota bacterium includes:
- a CDS encoding cytosine deaminase: MEQCRAVSKSSAEPFSLVSNARLHGRDGFFHLTIRDGLLEKIEASSEPIDPAEGFDAKGGLVTPPFVDPHFHLDSVYSLEETGQNRSGTLLEGIALWKAYKESLTPEQIINRARRYCEEAIRFGLQAIRSHVDVSYESGAGVKGLLALQKEFAGRLDIQLVAFPQDGLFRNPNGEAWLLEALDAGVDLIGGIPHFERTYEEGARSVDWICRTAAERGIRVDLHCDETDDGASHHIETLAAKTVEYGLVGKTAASHTTSLHSAEDAWFAKLLPLLVEAGITVIPNPLINLTLQGRFDGYPKRRGITRIPELDQAGVPVALGQDCVRDPWYPLGTGNLLDVAHFTVHASQMTGTEEMDRLLPMITTHGADAMGLEGYALKENEPAHLLVFEAETFSEILRYRSKPKLILRGGKAVG